ATTTATTATTGGAGCTTTTGCAGAAAAAGCGCACTCGTACATTGGAAGAAGAAGTAAAGCGCTTTACGGAAAGTGATCGCAATAATGATATTGTCGTGGAGCCAGCTCCGCTAGAAGAAGACTTGGCTAAACAGGGCCTTGGCGGTATGCCGGCGAAGAAGCCTCAAAGTAAAGCGGCTAAAGTCGAAGAGCCGACTGGGGAGAAAAAAGAAAATAAACCCCAGGGCAAAAGCGGCTTGCTTGGCACGAAAGATAAGAAAGACGATAAAGGAAAATCAAAGACTATAACCGACTATATTATTGACGGTGATACCATGGTGACCCTGCAAGTTAAAAAATAAGATAAAAGGCTCATGGGGCGGTTCGCACCATGAGCCTTTTTCTTCCTCTATTTTAAAAAATTCACTGGCTTGGCAGGGAAGTGCGCCATCTATATGGAATTATAAAAAATTGGCAAGTAGGCAAAGAAGGAGGCTGAGCATGGTCGAAGAATTTTTTGGAGCAATTGGTCGGTCCGTGCTGGGCGCGTCTGCACGTTGCGGCCGTTTTAGCCTTTTGGCGCTGGACACGTTTCGACAGATGTTACGGCAGCGGCCAAGCGTACGGCATACGCTGCAGCAAATGGCGCATTTGGGAGTAAACTCTTTGCCGATTGTCATGTTGACCATGCTATTTACCGGCATGGTTATGACGGTTCAGACTGCTAGCGAATTTATTAAGTATGGAGCACAGTCCTCCGTGGGTGGCGTCATTGCCATTGCTATGGGACGGGAGTTATCGCCAGTACTGACAGGCGTGGTGGTTGCCGGTCGTGTCGGCGCGGCCATTACCGCTGAAATCGGCTCAATGAAGGTAACCGAGCAAATTGACGCTTTGCGGGTGATGGCGACAAATCCAGTGGCGTATCTTGTTGTACCCCGCCTTTTGGCGATGGTTGTCATGTTGCCGATGCTTGTGGTGTTTGCAGACTTGATCGGAACAATTGGCGGCTATTTGGTGGCTACTTTTTACGCAGGCATTGGTTCACAGACCTTTTTGAATTCGATCAAAGTGTTTGCCGTGGTGAACGATGTTACCGGAGGATTAGTGAAAGCTGCTTTTTTTGGCGTGATTATCGCATTAATGGGATGCTATAAAGGCTTGCATGCAGAAGCTGGTGCAGAAGGCGTCGGCAAGGCGACGACAGGTTCCGTCGTCAATTCGATTATCTTGATTTTCGTAAGTAATTATTTTCTTTCGTTGATTTTGTATCGTTGAAACGAGGTGGCCTGTGGGAGAACCTGTGATTCGGTTGGAAGATGTCAATGTGCATTGGGATGGCAGACACATTCTGCGCGATGTTAACTTAGAAATTCATAAAGGCGAGG
This genomic window from uncultured Anaeromusa sp. contains:
- a CDS encoding ABC transporter permease, giving the protein MVEEFFGAIGRSVLGASARCGRFSLLALDTFRQMLRQRPSVRHTLQQMAHLGVNSLPIVMLTMLFTGMVMTVQTASEFIKYGAQSSVGGVIAIAMGRELSPVLTGVVVAGRVGAAITAEIGSMKVTEQIDALRVMATNPVAYLVVPRLLAMVVMLPMLVVFADLIGTIGGYLVATFYAGIGSQTFLNSIKVFAVVNDVTGGLVKAAFFGVIIALMGCYKGLHAEAGAEGVGKATTGSVVNSIILIFVSNYFLSLILYR